One window of the Peptacetobacter hiranonis genome contains the following:
- a CDS encoding DNA adenine methylase, with amino-acid sequence MSNNVKVAPFLKWAGGKRQLLNQIKERMPKEYNDYYEPFIGGGAVLFELQPEKATINDINTSLINVYRQVKDNTEEFIELVNKLDSEMWEDGKEYYLDIREKYNDKLLKNEYDLELAALFTFMNKHCFNGLYRVNKKGLFNVPYNKSRRTSIEEEAVRETAKFLKTVNILEGDFEEACKDAKKGDFIFFDSPYAPLNPTSFEAYTKEGFDVESHKRLAQLYDELTERGCYCMLTNHNTEFINELYSNKGYRIDVVSVKRMINSDASNRKGEEVIICNY; translated from the coding sequence ATGAGCAATAATGTGAAAGTAGCTCCATTTTTAAAATGGGCAGGAGGAAAAAGACAATTATTAAATCAGATAAAAGAGAGAATGCCTAAAGAATATAATGATTATTACGAGCCATTTATAGGTGGAGGTGCTGTTTTATTTGAGTTACAACCAGAAAAAGCTACAATAAACGATATAAATACATCACTGATTAATGTATATAGACAAGTTAAAGATAATACTGAAGAATTTATAGAATTAGTAAATAAACTAGATTCAGAAATGTGGGAAGATGGTAAGGAATACTATCTAGATATCAGAGAAAAATACAATGATAAATTACTAAAAAATGAATACGATTTAGAACTTGCTGCATTATTTACTTTTATGAATAAACATTGTTTCAATGGTTTATATAGAGTAAATAAAAAAGGTCTTTTTAATGTACCTTACAATAAAAGTAGAAGAACTTCTATAGAGGAAGAAGCTGTTAGAGAAACTGCAAAATTTTTAAAAACAGTAAATATATTAGAAGGTGATTTTGAAGAAGCTTGTAAGGATGCTAAAAAAGGAGATTTTATATTCTTTGATAGTCCTTATGCTCCATTAAATCCAACTTCATTTGAAGCATACACAAAAGAAGGGTTTGATGTAGAAAGTCATAAGAGATTAGCGCAATTATATGATGAATTAACAGAAAGAGGATGTTATTGTATGTTGACTAATCACAATACGGAATTTATAAATGAGTTGTATTCAAATAAAGGATATAGAATAGATGTTGTTAGTGTAAAAAGAATGATAAATTCTGATGCATCAAATCGAAAAGGGGAGGAAGTAATTATTTGTAATTACTAG
- a CDS encoding MAE_28990/MAE_18760 family HEPN-like nuclease — protein MKIKNLEDLQDKIDKDLAWRKKELTSIKSDVQMSNTKERSEQSRAIRAGITLLYAHWEGAIKNISEYYLIYVSSLKLKYSELKNNFLAITMKTSLDKFEETNKATIHNKLIEDIYSKKDEKSNIPCNNVINTKSNLNSKILDEIMALIGVDSSKYRLKNAIIDQRLLGNRNKIAHGERIEQLEGISNINEYIELHDIITNLINDFGEDIKNYAINEKYKSK, from the coding sequence ATGAAAATTAAAAATTTAGAAGACTTACAAGATAAAATAGATAAAGATTTAGCTTGGAGAAAAAAAGAATTAACATCAATAAAATCAGATGTACAAATGTCTAACACAAAAGAGCGTAGTGAACAAAGTAGAGCTATAAGAGCAGGAATTACATTATTATATGCACATTGGGAAGGCGCAATAAAAAATATATCAGAGTATTACCTTATCTATGTATCTAGTTTAAAGCTTAAATATAGTGAATTAAAAAATAATTTTTTAGCAATTACAATGAAAACCTCTTTGGATAAATTTGAAGAGACAAATAAAGCTACAATTCATAATAAATTGATTGAAGATATTTACTCTAAAAAAGATGAAAAATCTAATATCCCATGTAACAACGTTATAAATACTAAGAGTAATTTAAACTCAAAAATATTAGATGAAATTATGGCTTTAATAGGTGTAGATTCTTCAAAATATAGGTTAAAAAATGCTATAATAGATCAAAGGCTTTTAGGAAATAGAAATAAAATTGCACATGGAGAAAGAATAGAACAACTAGAAGGAATTTCTAATATAAATGAGTATATAGAGCTTCATGATATTATAACTAATCTTATTAATGATTTTGGAGAAGACATAAAAAACTATGCTATAAATGAAAAATATAAATCAAAGTAA
- a CDS encoding DNA-methyltransferase — translation MEEKIISKSVEIYYEDEKSKLILGDTFSILSKIKKESIDMIFADPPYFLSNNGITCSGGKMVSVNKGSWDTLNLGNSVSEKHKFNRKWIKMCKRVLKPNGTIWISGTMHNIYSIGMALEQEGFKIINNITWQKTNPPPNLACRCFTHSTETVLWAKKNDKKSKHLFNYNDMKEMNGGKQMKDVWTGSLTKKSEKSEGKHPTQKPEYLLERIVISSTEENQIILDPFCGSGTTGVIAKRYGRKFIGIDNEIEYLNITKKRLEKEDYEG, via the coding sequence ATGGAAGAAAAAATAATATCTAAATCAGTTGAAATATATTATGAGGATGAAAAAAGTAAACTTATACTAGGGGATACTTTTTCAATACTTTCTAAAATAAAAAAAGAAAGTATTGATATGATATTTGCAGATCCGCCATATTTTTTAAGTAATAATGGGATTACTTGTAGTGGTGGAAAAATGGTATCTGTAAATAAAGGAAGTTGGGATACTTTAAATCTTGGAAATAGTGTTTCTGAGAAGCATAAATTTAATAGAAAATGGATAAAAATGTGTAAAAGAGTTTTAAAACCAAATGGAACAATATGGATTTCAGGAACAATGCATAATATATATTCAATAGGAATGGCTTTAGAACAAGAAGGATTTAAAATAATAAATAATATAACATGGCAAAAGACTAATCCACCACCAAATCTAGCATGTAGATGCTTTACTCATTCTACAGAAACTGTTTTATGGGCAAAGAAGAATGATAAAAAAAGTAAGCATTTATTTAATTATAATGATATGAAAGAAATGAATGGTGGGAAACAAATGAAGGATGTTTGGACTGGTAGCTTAACTAAAAAAAGCGAAAAGTCAGAAGGAAAGCATCCAACACAAAAGCCAGAATATTTATTAGAGAGAATAGTAATTTCTTCTACTGAAGAAAATCAGATAATACTAGATCCTTTTTGTGGCTCTGGAACAACAGGAGTTATAGCAAAAAGATATGGAAGAAAATTTATCGGTATAGATAATGAAATAGAATATCTAAATATAACTAAAAAAAGATTGGAGAAAGAGGATTATGAAGGGTAG
- a CDS encoding type II restriction endonuclease — MKGRDFDLWRSKFRKSISSYDYYVDFEKVKKNIGDIKIELNILNSLVGSKNIESDFEKIVSKYPETLKCIPILLAVRADELYAQDEDGAFDYNFKNINQSVEQYKIFMKKTGLFDMLQNHIVNNLVDYVYGVETGLDSNGRKNRGGHQMEDLVERYIKKAGFIKDVNYFKELKTTEMEKMWNLDLSVLSNKGKVVKRFDFVIKTESTIYAIETNFYASQGSKLNETARSYKMIAQEAEEIEGFKFVWFTDGLGWQSARENLRETFDIMEHIYNIDDLENNIILKEIKS, encoded by the coding sequence ATGAAGGGTAGAGATTTTGATTTATGGAGAAGTAAGTTTAGAAAAAGCATATCAAGTTATGATTATTATGTAGATTTTGAGAAAGTTAAAAAAAATATTGGTGATATAAAAATAGAGCTTAATATACTTAATTCCTTAGTAGGTTCTAAAAATATAGAAAGTGATTTTGAAAAAATTGTAAGTAAGTATCCAGAAACATTGAAATGTATCCCAATATTATTAGCTGTTAGAGCTGATGAACTATATGCTCAAGATGAAGATGGAGCATTTGATTACAATTTTAAAAATATAAATCAGAGTGTAGAACAGTACAAGATATTTATGAAAAAAACTGGTTTATTTGATATGCTTCAAAATCACATAGTTAATAACTTAGTGGATTATGTATATGGTGTAGAAACAGGTCTAGATTCTAATGGTAGAAAAAATAGAGGCGGACACCAGATGGAAGATCTTGTTGAAAGATATATAAAAAAAGCTGGGTTTATAAAAGATGTAAACTACTTTAAAGAGTTAAAAACAACTGAAATGGAAAAAATGTGGAATCTAGATTTATCAGTATTATCTAATAAAGGCAAGGTTGTAAAAAGATTCGATTTTGTGATAAAGACAGAGAGTACAATTTATGCAATAGAAACTAATTTCTATGCAAGTCAGGGATCGAAGTTAAATGAAACAGCAAGAAGTTATAAGATGATAGCTCAGGAAGCAGAAGAAATAGAAGGATTTAAATTTGTTTGGTTTACAGATGGTTTAGGCTGGCAATCAGCGAGAGAAAATCTTAGAGAAACATTTGATATTATGGAACATATTTATAATATTGATGATTTAGAAAATAATATAATATTAAAAGAAATTAAATCTTAG
- a CDS encoding Eco57I restriction-modification methylase domain-containing protein → MINNKCKVFTPKDIAENMLDEAGYIKNLYGKTFLENSCGQGNILCLAVYRYILDCKKNNVSLDKIKMGLENDFIGVEIDELNYKKCIENLESLAQSFEIYNVKWNIIKGNFLDLKINKKFDYIVGNPPYISYADISKENRIFIRENFNSCKKGKFDYCYPFIELSLEYLNKKGKLVYLIPTNIFKNVFANDLRSMIKSKIIKIIDYTTKKIFKNVLTSSAIVVCENKENICQKIEYYDIKKNRKLLISKSSLGDKWIFEKNNSKKLNKVLFSDYFLASASVATLLNEAFVIKKYDEDDKFILVDNNKLEKKLIKKAASPRTLSKNNKELIIFPYEYTVNGLKRFDKKSFEKLYPGIANYLYEYKNKLEKRNSDKSSEWFEYGRTQALENLNQKKLLLSFIVTNKVKVYELDENTIPYSGIYIIPKSDMTLKQAKEILESESFFEYVKKIGISISGTSLRITANDIKNFDISEWRMEKNGITRGNCRTF, encoded by the coding sequence ATGATTAACAATAAGTGTAAGGTATTTACACCAAAAGATATCGCAGAAAATATGTTAGATGAAGCAGGGTATATAAAAAATTTATATGGTAAAACATTTTTAGAAAATTCATGTGGTCAAGGAAATATTCTATGTTTAGCGGTATACAGATATATTTTAGATTGTAAAAAAAATAATGTAAGTTTAGATAAAATTAAAATGGGCTTAGAAAATGATTTTATAGGTGTAGAGATTGACGAGTTAAATTATAAAAAATGTATAGAAAACTTGGAAAGTTTAGCTCAATCATTTGAAATATACAATGTAAAATGGAATATAATAAAAGGGAATTTTTTAGATTTAAAGATAAATAAAAAATTTGATTATATTGTTGGAAATCCACCATACATATCTTATGCAGATATAAGTAAAGAAAATAGAATATTTATTAGAGAAAATTTTAATTCGTGCAAAAAAGGAAAATTCGATTATTGTTATCCATTTATAGAATTAAGTTTAGAATATTTAAATAAAAAAGGAAAATTGGTATATCTAATTCCAACAAATATATTTAAAAATGTATTTGCAAATGATTTGAGAAGTATGATTAAATCTAAAATAATAAAAATAATTGACTATACAACTAAAAAAATTTTTAAAAATGTACTTACATCGTCTGCAATAGTTGTTTGCGAAAATAAAGAAAATATATGTCAAAAAATAGAGTATTACGATATTAAAAAAAATAGAAAATTATTAATAAGCAAAAGTTCTCTTGGAGATAAATGGATATTTGAAAAAAATAATAGTAAAAAATTGAATAAAGTTTTGTTTTCAGATTATTTTTTAGCGTCAGCAAGTGTAGCAACTTTATTGAATGAAGCATTTGTTATTAAGAAATATGATGAAGATGATAAATTTATTTTAGTAGATAACAATAAATTAGAAAAAAAATTAATAAAAAAAGCTGCTAGCCCAAGAACGTTAAGTAAAAATAATAAAGAATTAATAATATTTCCTTATGAATATACGGTCAATGGTCTGAAAAGATTTGATAAGAAATCATTCGAAAAATTATACCCTGGCATTGCAAATTATCTATATGAATATAAAAATAAATTAGAAAAAAGAAATTCAGATAAATCAAGTGAATGGTTTGAATATGGAAGAACACAGGCATTAGAAAATTTAAATCAAAAGAAATTACTATTGTCATTTATTGTTACAAATAAAGTTAAAGTTTATGAACTTGATGAAAATACTATTCCATATTCTGGTATTTATATTATTCCTAAATCGGATATGACACTAAAACAAGCTAAAGAAATTTTAGAAAGCGAAAGTTTTTTTGAGTATGTAAAAAAAATAGGTATAAGTATAAGTGGTACATCATTAAGAATAACTGCTAATGATATAAAAAATTTTGATATAAGTGAATGGAGGATGGAGAAAAATGGGATTACAAGAGGAAATTGTAGAACGTTCTAG
- a CDS encoding DUF262 domain-containing protein has protein sequence MGLQEEIVERSSKIFRDAYQMSIGELINLYKDEEMDIHPEFQRVFRWSETQKTKLIESIMLNIPIPSIFVSQNDDGVWDIIDGVQRLSTIFQFVGVFKNEEGKLVEPLVLKKTDYLPSFEGMKWENENIEKSFTKEQKLAFKRARIDIIIVKKESDPNTKYELFQRLNTGGSKLSDQEVRNCLMIMTNKSFYEFVNKLVKNKDFNDCVVISDRKEDEQFKLELLLRLLIADSMELEKASEYGDLKELLDKETLNLMDKISREEYDRIEERFNNTFELLNRILGEDAFKKYSDGKYKGPFLVSAFQGIATGIFRNIDVIYREISDKEVEEKIKEFYSTDVYKNNTIRGSRSVPRFKELTKLGEEFFNYEN, from the coding sequence ATGGGATTACAAGAGGAAATTGTAGAACGTTCTAGCAAAATATTTAGGGATGCATATCAAATGTCTATTGGAGAACTAATAAATTTATATAAAGATGAAGAAATGGATATACACCCAGAATTTCAGAGAGTATTTAGATGGAGTGAAACGCAGAAGACAAAATTAATTGAATCTATAATGTTAAATATACCTATACCATCTATTTTTGTAAGTCAAAATGATGATGGTGTATGGGATATTATTGATGGAGTACAGAGATTATCTACTATTTTTCAGTTTGTAGGAGTTTTTAAAAATGAAGAAGGGAAGTTAGTTGAACCTTTAGTTTTGAAAAAAACTGATTATTTACCATCATTTGAAGGGATGAAATGGGAAAATGAAAATATAGAAAAATCATTTACAAAAGAACAAAAACTAGCTTTTAAAAGAGCAAGAATTGATATTATTATAGTAAAAAAAGAAAGTGATCCAAATACAAAGTATGAACTATTCCAGAGACTAAATACAGGAGGTTCAAAACTATCCGATCAGGAAGTAAGGAACTGTTTGATGATTATGACAAATAAAAGTTTTTATGAATTTGTAAATAAACTAGTTAAAAATAAAGATTTTAATGATTGTGTTGTTATAAGTGATAGAAAAGAAGATGAACAATTTAAATTAGAATTATTATTAAGATTGTTAATCGCTGATAGTATGGAATTAGAAAAAGCATCTGAATATGGAGATTTAAAAGAATTATTAGATAAAGAAACTTTAAATCTCATGGATAAAATTAGTAGAGAAGAATATGATAGAATAGAAGAAAGGTTTAATAATACTTTTGAATTATTAAATAGAATACTAGGAGAAGATGCATTTAAAAAGTATTCAGATGGAAAATATAAAGGACCATTTTTAGTATCGGCTTTTCAAGGTATAGCTACAGGAATATTTAGGAATATAGATGTAATTTATAGGGAAATTTCTGATAAAGAAGTAGAAGAAAAAATAAAGGAATTTTATAGTACAGATGTGTATAAAAATAATACAATAAGAGGCTCTAGATCAGTTCCAAGATTTAAAGAATTAACAAAATTAGGGGAAGAATTTTTTAATTATGAAAATTAA